Proteins encoded in a region of the Polyangium spumosum genome:
- a CDS encoding PAAR domain-containing protein → MPPAARITDMHVCPKVDPGPKPHVGGPVISGEPTVLIGFMPAARVGDKLICIGPPDAVSQGEPTVKIGNKDAARRGDPTDHGGKIVLGCPTVNIGSSTQADALRTDEPFCEECERAKQERDAARKNRGES, encoded by the coding sequence ATGCCTCCTGCTGCACGCATCACGGACATGCACGTCTGCCCCAAGGTGGATCCGGGGCCGAAGCCCCACGTCGGCGGGCCGGTGATCTCGGGCGAGCCGACGGTGCTCATCGGCTTCATGCCGGCGGCGCGGGTCGGGGACAAACTCATCTGCATCGGGCCGCCCGACGCGGTGTCGCAAGGCGAGCCGACGGTGAAGATCGGGAACAAGGACGCGGCGCGGCGCGGGGATCCCACGGACCACGGGGGGAAGATCGTGCTCGGCTGCCCGACGGTGAACATCGGCTCGTCGACGCAGGCGGACGCGCTTCGCACGGACGAGCCGTTCTGCGAGGAGTGCGAGCGGGCGAAGCAGGAGCGCGACGCGGCGCGGAAGAACCGCGGCGAGAGCTGA
- a CDS encoding DUF4123 domain-containing protein codes for MQRAIVELRYGPEGGTKKVLSPGETLRVGRKAKAQWIVSDKHMSGVHFEVAYDGAKVLVRDLSKGTGTLVGGQKIAAAEELVHGGWIRAGETDFMVYLEAATPPDEDEMDVLLAAEPDELEPLEAQWVEENRARLLGDKRRRAARAAEALSLLRAVEGPLYVVLDAARTDRILTVVRESVDRYRSLYEGFDGEALEDVAPYLVEIDRSSSLLARLVEEGWGNRWGIFIVYPRSFKELRRHLRRFLMVADAETRKKYYFRFYDPVVLREFLPTCTPKQKAELFGEIRAFLVEDPFGHVARFPAEVS; via the coding sequence ATGCAGCGGGCGATCGTCGAGCTTCGTTATGGTCCGGAGGGCGGCACGAAGAAGGTGCTCTCGCCCGGCGAGACCTTGCGCGTGGGGAGGAAGGCGAAGGCGCAATGGATCGTGTCCGACAAGCACATGTCGGGCGTCCATTTCGAGGTCGCCTACGACGGCGCGAAGGTCCTCGTGCGAGACCTGTCGAAGGGGACGGGGACGCTCGTCGGGGGGCAGAAGATCGCGGCGGCGGAGGAGCTCGTCCACGGGGGCTGGATCCGCGCGGGCGAGACCGATTTCATGGTGTACCTCGAGGCCGCGACGCCGCCGGACGAGGACGAGATGGACGTGCTGCTCGCGGCGGAGCCGGACGAGCTCGAGCCGCTGGAGGCGCAGTGGGTCGAGGAGAACCGCGCGCGGCTGCTCGGGGACAAACGCCGGAGGGCGGCGCGGGCGGCGGAGGCGCTCTCGCTGCTCCGCGCGGTGGAGGGTCCGCTCTACGTGGTGCTCGACGCGGCGCGGACGGACCGAATCCTGACGGTGGTGCGGGAGTCGGTGGATCGATATCGGTCGCTGTATGAAGGGTTCGACGGCGAGGCGCTGGAGGACGTGGCGCCGTACCTCGTGGAGATCGATCGCTCGTCCTCGTTGCTCGCGCGGCTCGTCGAGGAGGGCTGGGGGAACCGCTGGGGGATCTTCATCGTGTATCCGCGCAGCTTCAAGGAGCTCCGGCGGCACCTCCGGCGGTTCTTGATGGTGGCGGACGCCGAGACGCGGAAGAAGTATTATTTTCGTTTCTACGATCCGGTCGTCCTGCGCGAGTTCTTGCCGACGTGCACGCCGAAGCAGAAGGCGGAGCTCTTCGGGGAGATCCGCGCCTTCCTCGTCGAGGATCCTTTCGGGCACGTGGCGCGTTTTCCGGCGGAGGTCTCCTGA
- a CDS encoding T6SS phospholipase effector Tle1-like catalytic domain-containing protein: MSGNGQGGGRVDSFLKALEAMENGQGLPLTPPTGEQECPIGRIRIGIFFDGTGNNLWVDEAHANETLGPDGGTNGPTNVARLFRAYRKQGIVLDKAYHHGVGTDFAGMIRRNRPNMDDPAAKPSTPVVRRNIVGMTMGAGGKARIDWGLRILAEFFSNNNKWRIKEKYFDVCGFSRGAGLARDFVNQVRAQRVANLTTETSPGFFRRNPDAIPSAPIELHGTGIREFHEPIDPDTIYPKFMAIFDTVEMWGPGTGTFLPDVDHTYVEHCVHLVAEDEFRTLFPLTSIFMDPNTKPGRQFPAQERHRQRRPQPDSRYQEPRDYKKWMLEVWYPGCHSDVGGSYLPRTNKKHHLQFITLRDMHKAMVKAQVPIGAVELPFDGIILRLYEEYCGFRSNKDWATHLEQPSSQYVHWYETDEYMARFYGPDPNWTVPYRGMSPVVVGLSHAGAGMHGAYVPPPAPTQPRWPERLLAITSRDSNPSYQLLLRHYIHDSATESPGSTILGEATDRHGRQRLQRKVIPAGAQPQWSRQVPVRNEHRPPRSTF; this comes from the coding sequence ATGAGCGGGAATGGACAAGGCGGCGGCAGGGTCGACTCGTTCCTCAAGGCGCTGGAGGCCATGGAGAATGGTCAGGGCTTGCCGCTGACGCCGCCGACCGGAGAGCAGGAGTGCCCCATCGGCCGCATCCGGATCGGCATCTTCTTCGACGGCACCGGCAACAACCTCTGGGTCGACGAGGCCCACGCGAACGAGACGCTGGGGCCGGACGGCGGCACGAATGGCCCGACGAACGTGGCGCGGCTCTTCCGGGCCTACCGCAAGCAGGGGATCGTGCTCGACAAGGCCTACCACCACGGCGTGGGCACCGATTTCGCCGGCATGATCCGCCGGAACCGGCCGAACATGGACGATCCGGCGGCCAAACCCTCGACGCCCGTGGTCCGCCGGAACATCGTCGGCATGACGATGGGCGCCGGCGGCAAGGCGCGTATCGACTGGGGCCTGCGCATCCTGGCCGAGTTCTTCAGCAACAACAACAAGTGGCGCATCAAGGAGAAGTATTTCGACGTCTGCGGCTTCAGCCGCGGCGCCGGCCTCGCGCGCGATTTCGTGAACCAGGTCCGCGCCCAGCGCGTCGCGAACCTGACGACGGAGACCTCGCCCGGGTTCTTCCGCCGAAACCCGGACGCGATCCCGTCGGCGCCGATCGAGCTCCATGGCACGGGCATCCGGGAGTTTCACGAGCCGATCGATCCGGACACGATCTACCCGAAGTTCATGGCGATCTTCGATACGGTCGAGATGTGGGGCCCGGGGACGGGGACGTTCCTGCCGGACGTCGATCACACGTACGTCGAGCATTGCGTCCACCTCGTGGCGGAGGACGAGTTCCGCACGCTCTTCCCGCTGACGAGCATCTTCATGGATCCGAACACCAAGCCGGGCCGGCAGTTCCCGGCGCAGGAGCGGCACAGGCAGCGGCGCCCGCAGCCCGACTCGCGTTATCAGGAGCCGCGCGATTACAAGAAGTGGATGCTCGAGGTCTGGTACCCCGGCTGCCACAGCGACGTCGGCGGCTCGTACCTGCCGCGCACGAACAAGAAGCACCACCTGCAGTTCATCACGCTCCGGGACATGCACAAGGCCATGGTGAAGGCCCAGGTCCCGATCGGGGCCGTCGAGCTGCCCTTCGACGGCATCATCCTGCGTCTGTACGAGGAGTATTGCGGGTTCCGGTCGAACAAGGACTGGGCGACCCACCTCGAGCAGCCGAGCAGCCAGTACGTCCACTGGTACGAGACGGACGAATACATGGCGCGGTTTTACGGGCCAGACCCGAACTGGACCGTGCCCTACCGCGGCATGAGCCCCGTCGTCGTGGGCCTCTCGCATGCGGGGGCCGGCATGCACGGCGCCTACGTGCCGCCGCCGGCGCCGACGCAACCGCGGTGGCCGGAACGCTTGCTCGCGATCACGTCGCGCGACTCGAACCCGTCCTACCAGCTCTTGCTCCGGCATTACATCCACGACTCCGCGACGGAGTCGCCGGGCTCCACGATCCTCGGCGAGGCGACGGACCGCCACGGGCGGCAACGGCTGCAACGCAAGGTCATCCCGGCGGGCGCGCAGCCGCAGTGGTCGCGCCAGGTCCCGGTCCGGAACGAGCACCGCCCGCCGCGGTCGACATTCTGA
- the tssI gene encoding type VI secretion system tip protein TssI/VgrG — translation MPFFELSFDCGESSLVVRRFSIHEAVSTPFTASLWVRSENPAVDIGAIVGQPAIFKVRSGYTNLTGGGLRVWSGYVSYMEQTHAEHRQNKVLSTYHFRIVPHLWLLDQRRNHRIFQHLSIPDIVDKILTEWNVRRAWKIDRGQYPKHEFRVQYGETDFTFISRLLEEAGIAYTFPDVDDNGSLLTFSDLLHKNPPRPGPPVPYEHNPTMEAEREYVSKVSLVRDVRPGALVLRDYDFRRPDYKLLGEAPKANDEARFEQYHYIPGGMFVEAGRGGDTPFADDKGIARHDQPTGEKRATRALEAARADRGGIAFESNLNDLTPGVVFRVEHHPHPDLARPLLTTDTILEGSAEGEWQVLGHAVFADVPYRPPLVTPRPEVLGVQSVRVVAPRNGTDLDNAVHVDEFGRVRVQFPWDREGNLDDDSSCWIRVVEGWGGAGYGWLNLPRVGHELLVTFIDGDPDRPVLAGRVYNAEKPVPYKLPEHKTVSAWKSQSMPALNGYNEIKFEDQKGEELFYMQAEKNLRKLVKNDEIDTVGHDRDKLVQAWEFETVGGNRVQHTEKQRDEMNGRLQHIHIKGDRRQLVRKDENEYNFTHRRLLVKKDLDAVVKGEKRERTEWDLHLRTQQDRKDRTGKDHSLFVYQEKQEKVGGSYAREAGKEIHYRAGEKAFAGAPDITLKGPGGFIRIDGSNVTISGTKVDINAGGSPGHGHGARPREIVKAEEAVPIIGDVHVQPDSPAFATMKALWDKLVADLAVKPEDLKYAQLKRIEELNEIAANADIETRENGLVLWSGKGPPVAGTVAQDLARERTAEGIPSMTLEQTPGGIELGHLGSRDPWENTDEAWRIVSKRLATQASGDVHIVLGIVPIPEGRIVRDEIEMLASNPKVTSINVLQMVPSPTGKYKDAGGATYDLEPISMQEALGLGPPPPPEPEDEGEEEAAS, via the coding sequence ATGCCTTTCTTCGAATTGAGCTTCGATTGCGGTGAGTCCTCGCTCGTGGTGCGCCGCTTCTCGATCCACGAGGCGGTCTCCACGCCGTTCACGGCCTCGCTCTGGGTGCGCAGCGAGAACCCGGCCGTCGACATCGGCGCCATCGTCGGGCAGCCGGCGATCTTCAAGGTGCGCTCCGGCTACACGAACCTCACGGGCGGAGGCCTGCGCGTGTGGAGCGGGTACGTGAGCTACATGGAGCAGACGCACGCCGAGCACCGGCAGAACAAGGTGCTCTCGACGTACCATTTTCGCATCGTCCCGCACCTCTGGCTGCTCGATCAGCGCCGCAATCACCGCATCTTCCAGCACCTCTCGATCCCCGACATCGTCGACAAGATCCTCACGGAGTGGAACGTCCGGCGCGCGTGGAAGATCGATCGAGGGCAATACCCGAAGCACGAGTTCCGGGTGCAGTACGGCGAGACCGATTTCACGTTCATCAGCCGATTGCTCGAGGAGGCCGGCATCGCCTACACGTTCCCGGACGTGGACGACAACGGCTCGCTGCTCACGTTCAGCGACCTGCTCCACAAGAACCCGCCGCGCCCCGGGCCGCCCGTGCCTTACGAGCACAACCCGACGATGGAGGCCGAGCGCGAGTACGTCTCGAAGGTCTCCCTCGTGCGCGACGTGAGGCCGGGCGCGCTCGTCCTCCGCGATTACGACTTCCGCCGGCCCGATTACAAGCTCCTCGGCGAGGCGCCGAAGGCGAACGACGAGGCGCGGTTCGAGCAATACCATTACATCCCGGGCGGCATGTTCGTCGAGGCCGGGCGCGGGGGTGACACGCCGTTCGCGGACGACAAGGGCATCGCAAGGCACGATCAGCCGACCGGCGAGAAGCGGGCGACGCGCGCGCTCGAAGCGGCGCGGGCGGACCGCGGGGGGATCGCGTTCGAGAGCAACCTGAACGATCTCACGCCGGGCGTGGTGTTCCGCGTCGAACACCACCCGCACCCCGACCTCGCGCGGCCGCTGCTGACGACGGATACGATCCTCGAAGGGTCGGCGGAGGGCGAATGGCAGGTGCTCGGGCACGCGGTGTTCGCGGACGTGCCTTATCGGCCGCCGCTGGTCACGCCGCGCCCCGAGGTGCTCGGCGTGCAATCGGTGCGGGTCGTGGCGCCGCGAAACGGGACCGACCTCGACAACGCGGTCCACGTCGACGAATTCGGGCGCGTGCGCGTGCAGTTCCCCTGGGATCGCGAGGGCAACCTCGACGACGATAGCTCCTGCTGGATCCGGGTCGTGGAGGGCTGGGGCGGCGCGGGGTATGGCTGGCTCAACCTGCCGCGCGTGGGGCACGAGCTCCTGGTCACGTTCATCGACGGCGACCCCGATCGCCCCGTGCTCGCGGGCCGCGTCTACAACGCCGAGAAGCCGGTCCCGTACAAGCTGCCGGAGCACAAGACCGTCAGCGCTTGGAAGAGCCAGTCGATGCCGGCCCTCAATGGGTACAACGAGATCAAGTTCGAGGACCAGAAGGGCGAGGAGCTCTTTTACATGCAGGCGGAGAAGAACCTCCGCAAGCTCGTGAAGAACGACGAGATCGACACCGTGGGCCACGACCGCGACAAACTCGTGCAGGCCTGGGAGTTCGAGACCGTCGGCGGCAATCGCGTCCAGCACACCGAGAAGCAGCGGGACGAGATGAACGGGCGGCTGCAGCACATCCACATCAAGGGCGACCGCCGGCAGCTCGTGCGCAAGGACGAGAACGAATACAACTTCACGCACCGACGCCTGCTCGTCAAGAAAGACCTCGACGCGGTGGTCAAGGGCGAGAAGCGCGAGCGCACGGAGTGGGACCTCCACCTCCGCACGCAGCAGGACCGGAAGGACCGGACGGGCAAGGACCACTCGCTCTTCGTGTACCAGGAAAAACAGGAGAAGGTGGGCGGGAGTTATGCCCGGGAGGCGGGCAAGGAGATCCATTACCGGGCCGGCGAGAAGGCGTTCGCCGGGGCGCCCGACATCACGCTGAAGGGGCCCGGCGGGTTCATCCGGATCGACGGCAGCAACGTGACCATTTCGGGGACGAAGGTGGACATCAACGCCGGGGGCAGCCCGGGGCACGGGCACGGCGCGCGGCCGAGGGAGATCGTGAAAGCCGAGGAGGCCGTGCCGATCATCGGCGACGTCCACGTGCAGCCCGATTCGCCGGCGTTCGCGACGATGAAGGCGCTCTGGGACAAGCTCGTCGCGGACCTCGCGGTCAAGCCGGAGGACCTGAAATACGCGCAGCTCAAGCGAATCGAGGAGCTCAACGAGATCGCCGCGAATGCGGACATCGAGACGCGCGAGAATGGGCTCGTGCTCTGGTCGGGCAAGGGGCCGCCGGTCGCGGGCACGGTCGCGCAGGACCTCGCCCGAGAGCGCACGGCCGAGGGGATCCCGTCGATGACGCTCGAGCAGACGCCGGGCGGGATCGAGCTCGGTCACCTGGGGTCGCGCGATCCGTGGGAGAACACGGACGAGGCGTGGAGGATCGTCTCGAAGAGGCTCGCCACGCAGGCCTCGGGCGACGTGCACATCGTGCTCGGCATCGTGCCCATCCCGGAGGGGCGGATCGTGCGTGATGAAATCGAAATGCTCGCCAGCAACCCGAAGGTGACGTCGATCAACGTGCTGCAGATGGTGCCGAGCCCGACGGGCAAATACAAGGACGCGGGCGGCGCGACGTACGACCTCGAGCCCATCAGCATGCAGGAAGCGCTCGGGCTCGGTCCGCCGCCGCCGCCCGAACCCGAAGACGAAGGCGAAGAGGAGGCCGCGTCGTGA
- a CDS encoding HEAT repeat domain-containing protein: MTHSPMFQRFVESVAGKGTQWREDVDMEALRALEDEERREAEELLMRRLDDNDTRAARALAEIKCRGAVAPMQKAYPNAKGRMKVAITLALRDLEVAPADPMIAEILRSGDLDGGVPAIAAARSMNTPEMVDALAWAALHHPDPNVRKSAGSILIYHSGATNDPLAWKQRPLYLPLGSEDLAVRRSAFREICKIASFPLELADTL; encoded by the coding sequence GTGACCCATTCACCCATGTTCCAGCGCTTCGTCGAGAGCGTCGCGGGCAAAGGAACGCAATGGCGGGAGGACGTCGACATGGAGGCGCTCCGCGCGCTCGAGGACGAGGAGCGGCGCGAGGCGGAGGAGCTCCTGATGCGCCGCCTCGACGACAACGACACGCGCGCGGCGCGGGCGCTCGCCGAGATCAAATGCCGCGGCGCCGTGGCCCCGATGCAAAAGGCTTATCCGAACGCGAAGGGCCGCATGAAGGTGGCCATCACGCTCGCGCTGCGCGACCTGGAGGTGGCGCCGGCCGATCCCATGATCGCCGAGATCCTTCGATCGGGGGACCTCGACGGAGGGGTGCCGGCGATCGCGGCGGCTCGCTCGATGAACACGCCGGAGATGGTGGACGCGCTCGCGTGGGCGGCCCTGCATCACCCGGATCCGAACGTGCGAAAGAGCGCGGGCTCGATCCTCATCTATCACTCGGGCGCAACGAACGACCCGCTCGCCTGGAAGCAGCGGCCGCTGTATTTGCCGCTCGGCTCGGAGGATCTCGCGGTCCGCCGGAGCGCGTTCCGGGAGATCTGCAAGATCGCGTCCTTCCCGCTGGAGCTCGCGGATACTTTGTAA
- a CDS encoding penicillin-insensitive murein endopeptidase yields MYRLTGSVGQGGRNTHDDVLLVQKQLNKNAHIASTIGAVPETGIMDEATLRAILSFQRTVVRLGSPDGRVDPHGRTWRTLLGDQPQATNVAFVQLSGENGNFYLYEPQDRVWGTPSTIQSIKNVAEVLRPHGFEIGIGDISFQQGGRMAPHGSHRRGTDVDVRPVRADGRRAPVTITDPNYSHERTKLLVEALRADPNLKLILFNDSKMPGVRPWEGHHNHLHVRFEE; encoded by the coding sequence ATGTATCGTCTCACCGGATCGGTCGGGCAAGGCGGGCGCAACACGCACGACGACGTGCTTCTCGTCCAGAAGCAGCTCAACAAAAACGCGCATATCGCGTCCACGATCGGCGCCGTGCCCGAGACGGGGATCATGGACGAGGCGACGCTGCGCGCGATCCTCTCGTTCCAGCGCACGGTGGTGCGCCTCGGCTCCCCCGACGGGCGCGTCGATCCACACGGGCGGACCTGGCGCACGTTGCTCGGCGATCAGCCACAAGCGACGAACGTGGCCTTCGTGCAGCTCTCGGGGGAAAACGGGAATTTTTATCTGTACGAGCCGCAGGATCGGGTCTGGGGCACGCCCTCGACCATTCAATCGATCAAGAACGTCGCCGAGGTCTTGCGGCCGCACGGGTTCGAGATCGGGATCGGGGACATCAGCTTCCAGCAAGGCGGCCGGATGGCGCCGCACGGCTCGCACCGGCGCGGGACGGACGTCGACGTCCGCCCGGTGCGCGCAGACGGTCGGAGGGCGCCGGTGACGATCACGGATCCGAACTACAGCCACGAGCGGACGAAGCTGCTCGTGGAGGCGCTCCGCGCGGATCCGAACCTGAAGCTGATCCTGTTCAATGATTCGAAGATGCCCGGGGTGCGGCCCTGGGAAGGGCATCACAATCATTTGCACGTGCGGTTCGAGGAGTA